A window of Pelomonas sp. SE-A7 genomic DNA:
GAAGGTGGCTGCCTGTCGTCCGCTGCTTTCCAGGTAGAAAACGCCCATGTTTGTCATCATCGGTTGGCTGCTTGCCATGGCCTGCATCTTCGGGGTGTTCATCGCCCACGGAGGCAATATCGGCGTGGTGCTGCATGCGCTGCCGTTCGAGATGACCACCATCTTCGGCGCCGCCATCGGCGCGATGCTGGCCACCAACCCGCCCAAGGTCATGAAGGCCACGATGAAGGGCCTGGGCGAATGCTTCAAGGGCAGCAAGTACACCAAGGCCCGCTACATGGAGCTGCTGGCCCTGCTCTACGACATCCTGCAGAAGGCCCGCAAGGAAGGCCTGATGTCCATCGAAAAGGACGTCGAGGATCCGCACAGCTCGCCGCTGTTCCAGAAATACCCGGTCGTCGGCAACGACCACCATGTCGCCGAGTTCATCACCGACTACCTGCGCATGATGGTCTCGGGCAATCTGAACGCGCACGAGATTGAGTCGCTGATGGACAGCGAGATCGACACCCATCACCACGAGGCCCATGCGGCCGTGCAGGCGATCCAGCGCCTGGCCGGTGGCCTGCCGGCCTTCGGCATCGTGGCCGCCGTGCTGGGGGTGGTGAACACCATGGGCTCGGTCGGCCAGCCGCCGGCCGTGCTGGGCGGCATGATCGGCTCGGCCCTGGTCGGTACCTTCCTGGGCATTCTGCTGGCCTATGCCTTCGCCGAGCCGCTGGCCGGCCTGCTCGAGGCCAAGGTGGACGAGAACGGCAAGGAGCTGCAGTGCATCAAGACCACGCTGCTGGCCTCGATGCAGGGCTATGCGCCGCAGGTGGCCATCGAATTCGGCCGCAAGGTGCTGTACTCCACCGAGAGGCCCACCTTCGCGGAGCTCGAAGGCCACGTGAAGAAGAAGTGAGAGGCTAGCCATGGCTGGTGACGCCAAGAAGCTCCAACCCATCATCATCAAGCGCGTCAAGAAGGGCGGCCATGCCGCCCATGGTGGCGCCTGGAAGATTGCCTACGCCGACTTCGTGACGGCCATGATGGCCTTCTTCCTGCTGATGTGGCTGCTCGGCTCCACGACCGAGGGCGACAAGAAGGGCATTGCCGACTACTTCCAGTCGCCGCTCAAGGTCGCCCTGGCAGGCGGCTCCGGTTCGGGCGATGCCTCGCATGTGATCAAGGGTGGTGGCAAGGACCTGACCCGCCAGTCCGGCCAGGTCAAGGAAGGCGAGGTCGAGAGCAAGCGCTCGACCATCAACCTGCGCGCGCTCAAGGAAGAGCAGCGCCGCGCCGAGCGCACGCGCCTGCAGGAGCTCAAGGCCAAGGTCGAGGATGTTCTAAAGGAAAACCCTAGGCTGGCCAACCTGGGTGGCCAGATCCGTCTGGACATGACCAAGGACGGTCTGCGCATCCAGATCGTGGACGAGAACAACCGGCCCATGTTCGACAGCGGCAGCGCTGTGCTCAAGCCTTATATGCGCGACCTGCTGCGCGAACTCGGCAATGTGCTGACCGAGGTGCCGAACCGGCTGACCATCGAGGGCCATACCGATGCCACGCCTTTCCCGGGGGGGGACAAGGGCTACAGCAACTGGGAGTTGTCGGCCGATCGCGCCAATGCCTCGCGGCGCGAGATGGTGGCCGGCGGCCTGGCCGAGGAGCGCATGCTGCGCGTCCAGGGCCTGGCCTCGAGCAAGCTGCTGGACACGCAGGATCCACGCAGCCCGGCCAATCGGCGCATCAGTATCATCGTGATGAACCGCGATGCAGAAGACGCGGTTTTGAAAAATCTTCCCGATATCGATGACGAAAGTGCCCCGGGGCCCGGACAAGCGAGTGAAAATGTTTCAACAAGTTCGGCGCCCAAGCCCCGATAAAGCCGTTAAGCCCTTGCGAGGAATGCCATGAGCACTGAAATGAGATTCTTGGTCGTTGACGACTTCTCCACCATGCGCCGCATCGTGCGCGGCCTGCTCAAGGAGATCGGCTACAACAATTGCGAA
This region includes:
- the motA gene encoding flagellar motor stator protein MotA: MFVIIGWLLAMACIFGVFIAHGGNIGVVLHALPFEMTTIFGAAIGAMLATNPPKVMKATMKGLGECFKGSKYTKARYMELLALLYDILQKARKEGLMSIEKDVEDPHSSPLFQKYPVVGNDHHVAEFITDYLRMMVSGNLNAHEIESLMDSEIDTHHHEAHAAVQAIQRLAGGLPAFGIVAAVLGVVNTMGSVGQPPAVLGGMIGSALVGTFLGILLAYAFAEPLAGLLEAKVDENGKELQCIKTTLLASMQGYAPQVAIEFGRKVLYSTERPTFAELEGHVKKK
- the motB gene encoding flagellar motor protein MotB is translated as MAGDAKKLQPIIIKRVKKGGHAAHGGAWKIAYADFVTAMMAFFLLMWLLGSTTEGDKKGIADYFQSPLKVALAGGSGSGDASHVIKGGGKDLTRQSGQVKEGEVESKRSTINLRALKEEQRRAERTRLQELKAKVEDVLKENPRLANLGGQIRLDMTKDGLRIQIVDENNRPMFDSGSAVLKPYMRDLLRELGNVLTEVPNRLTIEGHTDATPFPGGDKGYSNWELSADRANASRREMVAGGLAEERMLRVQGLASSKLLDTQDPRSPANRRISIIVMNRDAEDAVLKNLPDIDDESAPGPGQASENVSTSSAPKPR